The DNA sequence tccaacaagttggcaaaactagtTGACAAATTGGAATACTTGTGTTGCCAAGCGACGGAGGACTTgacatatttgccaagtgaagggaGAATTTGGCCAAGCTCACAAAATTGACAAGTAGTTTTGCCAATTTGTTGGAGGCAGTTGCTCTAAGAGCACTCTCAGTGCAGAAACTATCGTGGTTTCTATAGACAGCCACCTAAacattttgttgatgtggcaagagagttattgaagagagagagcaaaaatcataaaactgggtcaaagttagaaaccatgtctacacaaaatccaagaTATGAAGTGATATAATTGGTTGAGAATAGGGAGAGAataaatgtgattggataaaaaaaattctatagaaactatcgaTTGAGACCATAGTTTTtctatatagtgtctataaaaattaatatgtatagaaactacatatagtttcGGGAGTTGCCCTAAAAGTTTCGTAACACGTCAATCTGATGCCGTTTATTTTTGAACAAAATCTTAAATACGACAAGTATACTTCTACATCTGCACTTCAAGATTTGACCTATTTGTAAAAAGGTTTATGAAAATGGTAAAATTGGAAAAGCTCCACCCTGCCCTGCCGGAACAGGAACAGGATGCAGTCGCCACTTCTCAGCCTTTTGTTCTGCCGCGCACCCAGCTTGAGCGCGCGCTGTCTCTCTCGTGCGGCAACTCGGCGTCCGCCGACGCCCTGCCCAGCCCTTCGTCGGTCGCTTCCCAGCCCTTCGTCGCGTccttggccggcgacgagcacgcACCACCAGGTATGCGCATCCTCTCTTCAGTTCCTGCTGTGCGAAAACCGAACCCTAACTTAAGCTATTTATATCCGGATCTGTTCAAACTACAAGTGTTTACATGCCTACTAACTTCGAATCTTTTTTTGCTAAACTTATTGGGTTTGCCAGTGTACCACCATGCCCTTTACTGGGTCCGTCCCTGGTTTCATAGTTAGGCTGGTTGGGGTTCGGCCAAGCTGCTGTCCTCCTTCCCGTGCATTTGCGGCTGTcagagctcaaaagattcagctTCCCAAGAAGTAAGTGTGCTGAAAAATTCTGATACATATACTTGCTCTCTTCCTGATTTGCGCACATGCATGTAATTGAGCGCTGTACTGTATGGCTATTCTCAAATCAATGTATCCGGTAAAATGGAAGTGTATGTAGTGACTGGTGTTTTAGATAAGATGTGGATTTGTATGCCGGTCATTTGGACCATAATCCGTAGAACAGAATTTATCAAATTCTATTGTCACATAGCACATACTCCGTACACCATTGTAATTGTGATGGCATTGTGTGGCTTGTGTCACATAGTAGAATTGTGCTGGCAGTGCATTTGAAAAGTTGAATAAGCTTGCCATTGTGGTGACAGTTACTGGTGATAAACTCAACGGTGTTTATTTAGGCTCATAATATATGAGAATGTGTGGTCCTAGATAGTTATTGTTACCTTTGTTTTGTTTAATTGTTAACTTTTTGTTTGATCTAACCTTACTAGTATCTACTTAGTCAAAAGTAGTTGTTCCTCTTTTGGAGAAAAAGACAGTTGCAATTAGAAGAGGCGAATAAAAAAAGTGCTAAACGCCTACAGTATGCCTTTCTTTTGTTGAGATTATGTTATTTGAGTAATATTATTTCTCAATTTCATTTACTTCTAACATAGAAAAAGGCGATTGGATGAAGTGTGCTTAGAAAGGTTTCAACAATACAGTAGAACATACATCCAGTCATGGATTCTTCAAGGTTAGTTCATTCTTTTGATGATTCTGTGCATTTTGATCCTTGTGCTTCTGGAAGTGGTCAATATACAAACAAGTAGCCCAGCATTCCCTGTGTTCTTCCAATGTTTTTTGTTCTGCTTGCTCCTTAGTACCTGAGCAAATTATTTTAAGTTTGTTTAAAAtccttattttttataaaagtcACCTTCAAACATGTCTCTATTGGTAGTGTATAGATTGCTTAGATTTGTTCTGTTAATTGGTTGTTCGAAAAAAAACCGCATGACATCCCTACTATGGTAGGAAATTTCTGGTATCATTTAGATTTTTGTTTATTGAACCTTTATGTGTCTGTAGGTAAAGTCATTGTGGATGGAAGAGTTGTGAATAAAGCTGGAACACAAGTATCTGACAAGTCTGTCATCGAAATCAAGGCTGAAATCCCAAAATATGTATGTAGGTGATGCTCTAATTAATTAGCTTGAAGTTTTTGGTGATTTACAATATACAAAGTTACTCCTTTCTGAAGCTGACAATCgtcatctctctttttttaaaataaaataaaatgcagAGCAGGACATAAGCTTGAGGCAGCTATCAAAGGATTTGATATTGATTGTGAGGGAAAGATAGCCCTTGATTCAGGATTATCTACAGGTGGCTTTACTGACTGCTTACTTCAGCATGGAGCATCACATGTTTATGGTGTAGATGTTGGCTATGGACAGGTTTCTTTACTTCTTTGATGTTATCGAAGTCCTACCACTTTATCTGTCAGCTGCAGCTAGTTGCTACGCATCTGCAGTAATATGACTCAAACCTCAATGTGTCCTCCATTTCAGGTGGCTGAAAAAATTCGCACACATGAACGTGTTTCAGTGATCGAACGCACAAATTTAAGATATCTATCTCAACTGCCAGAACCGGTTGATTTGGTGACACTGGACCTATCATTTATCTCCATTCTCTTGGTATAATTTAATATCCACTTTATTATTATCCATATTTAGTCGTCAGAAGATTATCTATACGTTTAACTTTTTCTAACAAAAAACATATCATATTCACTTTTTCTAACAAACTTTCAGAGGTTATTAGCATAGATCAGCTTCACTGAAACTGGAATAGACTAGAAATCATGCATCGGGAAAATGAATTGATTTGTCCCATGTGAATATGTGTttatttcatttgtatttaggtCATGCCTTATATTACATTAGCATGGACTTATGTTATCTGTGAAATCTAGGTCATGCCTGCTGTTATCAAAGTAATGAAGCCGGATTCTATATTGATAACACTTATCAAGCCTCAATTTGAAGCACGTAGATCACAGGTAAGATTGAAGGGAGAGAGTGGTTCTTCCCAGCTGGAGTTCGGGCTACTTGTTATATGTACATTAATAGAGATAGCCTAATCAAATAAATCTTGTTTGATCTTGCTCAGGTAGGAGGTGGAGGGATTGTTCGAGATCCTCTGGTTCATAAAGAGGTAGCAGTTCTGCTTTGCTTTCAACCTTGTTCCTATAGTAATGCCATTAAGCTCTTTgtaaaataaatgttatttctcaATATTTTGTATTCTGACTACAAATATTTACTGGAAAATGAATGATAATTTGTTGTgtacataaaataaaaataattgatCAGGATCTTCGATTATCCTGATCAAGGGTGCGATATTTGTGATGTGAGCTGTATTGTCTGCTTTTACTTGAAATATTTGTTTTCTCATTGAATTGTGACCTGGGAATCACCCTATTTTGATCCATTCACTCCAGGTACTGGATAGAATAATTTCAGGCGTGGAAGAATTTGGATTCTGCAATAAGGGTTGGATCGAATCTCCTATAAAGGGTGCAGAAGGGAATAAGGAGTTCCTTGCTTGCTTTCACAGGATCCCAATATCAGAATCACAGCCAGATGTAGAGGCAAAGGAACCTGTAACATAGGATGTTATCAGAAATTACTCAAATAAGCATGGTTATCAATCAGAACAGCAAGTGATGTCGATACAGTTCTGATATTTTTAGTTGTGAGATAAAATTTGTCCAGCTTAGTCCAGTTCTGATACTAGAGATACAAAATTTTGAAACACATCCTGAAGTTTCAGAGGTACGCTTGTTGTTCCCCAGGAGAGCAAGAACAAACACACAAAATAGTCAGCCTTTTGTTCATCGTAGAGTACTGTAACCAGATTGTGACATAAATTTACTGCTCCGTTGCCTACTAAACACTGAATCATGCAGTttttacttaggccttgtttagttgggtgGGCGTTTTTTtttgtactgtagcactttcgtttgtatttgataattattgtccaaacaTGGACAAACTAggcagattcgtctcgtgatttataggtaaactgtgtaaatagtttttatttttgtctatatttaatgcttcatgcatgtgccgtaagatttgatgtgacagagaatcttaaaaagttttttgggTTTTGGAGGAAACTAATCAAGGCCTTAATGTGTAAAGATGCATGAAATGTGCTCTTTTCCAGCAAATTTTGCTTGAGTTGCATACGTGCATTATGTGCCCTTGCTTATTCTGGTACTCTGAATATCTGGTCACCTGAGCCAACAAAAAGAACATACCCATATACACAACTGATCACTAAGGCCAGCCAAATCGTTGTACACTTCCGCTTGAATTTAGGCctttttagttccgaaaattttttagatttcgatactgtaacatttttatttttatttgacaaacattgtctaatcatggactaactaggctcaaaagatttatctcgttatttacagataaactgtgcaattagttttttatttttgtctatatttaatactttatgcatatgtggcaagattcgatatgacagaatcttgaaaagtttttggtttttgggtgaactaaacaaagccttagttgAAAAGTTGCTTTGTTTCATCTATGACGAAGATCTGATATAATGAAAGAGAAACTATATATAAATACAACATATATTGTTTTTCAATTCTCAAGGCATTTTTCTTCATTTCCACTCTAGTTTTGAGAAGAATCGTTATAAGGCCCTGATTGGTTACTCCGGTTAAAATTTAGTCTCTATCATATcggatgtttggacacatgcataaaatattaaatatagactatttacgaaactaaaaaaatATAGTTAGAGAGTAATTTACAAGATGTTTTTTCTagacctaattagtctatgattagacattaATTGCTACAAcaacacatgtgctaatgatagattaattagacttaataaatttatctcgtGGAGTACTGACGGAatctgtaatttgtttttttattaatatctgaATACACCATAAACCACCCCATataacatccgatgtgacacctattAAACTTTAGTCCCAACAATCAAACACATCTAAGTTCATTTCACCAGTTGGCGTGGACAAATATAACAACGTTCAGCAATCAATTTGGAACGTGTTGTACAATTATGAGAAGATGCATTTTTGCAACTTGGAGGGCTAAGATTCCCCCGCATGAACTATTCTATCATTGTAGCCACATACTCCATATTAATATCCTCTGGTCATTAAAAGATGATTCATTGATACCTGGACAGCCAAATTATATTTGCACTAATTTGTCTGTTCCAacgcaaaaaaatttacaagtgTTCTAAAGCAATCTAGAAGAGTACATACATATACTTATTTGCATTTTTCTTCTCCCAACGTGAAATCTAGTGGACGTACAACAGCTTAAGGTCGGTGAATAGAAAATTTGGTGGGGTAGGTCGCACGTGTGCCCCTGAAATCTAGCTCTGATAAGATTCCTATTATTGCAGAGAAGGGAAGCAATACCATATAAGCGTGTGGAAGGTTGGCCAGAGAAGAGTTGCATCACCCACTGTTTAATATTTGACTAATCATTCTGATCTATTACTTTATTTTGGAAAGACAACTTGAAAAAGAGGCATCTGAGTATTCTAATGGTGAAGCAGGAGTTGATTGCGCATTTTATATTGGAGTCTTGGGAATTCAGGACACAAATGGAACATCTTGGCAATAAGCATCTGATCATCTTGCCATGCAGATTGAGGGCCTATTTAGATGCGAAaacattttggatttcgctactgtagcacttttgtttgtttgtggtaaatattgtctaatcatggactaactaggatcaaaagatttgtctcacgatttacacagtctgtgcaattagtttttattttcatctatatttaatgcttaatgcatgtgccgaaagattcgatgtgacagagaatcttgaaaactttttggtttttggggtgaactaaacaaggcctgactttTATTAAGTACATGAGTTTATTTCCTtggtgttgaccttctgagacATATAAGGCAAATAAAATGTGGTAGATTCTATTTCCTCGTTCTTAGGTCAACAgctaaaataagaagcatccaCCTGAAAAAACAAGTTGCCCACTTAGCAAAGGCCGGTTTTTTATTGGCACTGTCCAACTAGGTCCTCGTACATTTGAATGTATCATAGCTGTCGAAACCTAGCTATGCAACATTATCTTTTGCAAAATACTACTCtctttattttaaattataagatgttcttTACTATATATACTAGTATAATGCCTGTGCTAACGCCACGATTTTTTTAGAATGCTAtagtaattttttttagagtttTAATTTTGGGTGATTGTTTTTAAgtctatatatattttatgaatcATCAGTACATAAAGATATCTTTACATTTTCTCTAACTTTTTAATCAAATATTGGATATCTTTAGGGATGTTGTTGTAGCACTCGTTTGCACGACTCACCAAAATTTCAGCCAAGAACTTCGTCCTTAGTGATCTTGATAGCCGTGAATGACAGATAATATTTTGTCAATATTTAATCGTTCATTGACGCAAATATAGTTGGAGACTGCATGTGCTTACATTATTTATCGGCGGCAATCTTACACCATCCCACAGCTTTATGAAATTGTATACAAGAAAGCCTCCTAAGTTCCTGTACAAGATCAGTTGTTTATTTGGCGTACAAATCTAAAAACTTGAATTCGCTGATCACCGTCTCCCTGCCGTTCGCCAATCAGACCGTTCGTCCGCCGACGGCGCCAACGTCATAGGCAAAAAAAATTCGCACTTGAGGAAGGGATACGTAGATCAACTGGAATTCGCTGATCACCGTCTCCCTGCTGTCCGCCGATTAGACCGTCCATCCGCCGACGGCGCCGGCGTCACAGGCAAAAAAAAATTCGCGCTTGAAGAACACGCACCTGAGGGCGCTCCCCGGCGCGGCGGAGAGGCTGGCGCTGTGCAAGGCCGACCTGCTCGACTACGATGCGCTGCGGTACGTATACATGTAACCTATAGTAGTACTTGAATACGGATATACTAAGATCGATCTATGATCACGGTACATATCACGTACCGTAACCAGGCTGGCCTTTGGAGGAAAAACGTTTTCTCCTATATGTACTCCAGTAGGGACCATATACAACATCTACTGGCTACTGCagctatttattatttattattaaaaaaaggATCAACCAAAATCTcaacaaaaatatttattactccattagtagaatatttttgcgaCAGAAACTgtctcctgcatgcatgcatgcaaaattcACTCCCTAGAGTTAGATGTGTGTTTTTACTTAGTTATGGTGGAGATTAGTGGGCCGAATTAGTGGGCTGCGATGAGTTTGTTGGGGCGTGAGTTTGTTTGGTCTAACGGTCCAAGAAGTTTTCAATTATAGTGGAGATTTACATATAGTATAGATCTAAATGCATAGCAAAAGTTATGTattaaaaaaaaccaaaacatcAATTCCGAATGAAAGGAAGTACTCTACTTATTTTTCTCTAATAGCTACCGTAATCTAGTACAGTTTGTTGGACTGCGTTTGCATTATGTCTAAAAAAAATCACGATTTTCCTTTTTAAAAATAATACAACGGTGGCCATTTTGGCCGGCTAAACTTTGTTATTGCAGAAATGGGGGAAACATAAGTAAAAAGCAAGGATTGCTTAATCATGATTATTCCCTCACCCAAAAGTCCATGATGCATTGAGTAAGCTTTGATCAAACGGCGAGGTGCACTGAACTATATATACTCCTGAGTACTGCATCTGGGACGACATTATATTTTCGTCTTTGGAAATGGACGGTTCTTTGCATCGGACGCATAGATATGATATGAGTCATCTGGGAATCGAGAATCCGATGGCGATTCAATGTATTTGCGATGTGATATGATTAATCGCTGATCCATCCTGGACGCACACAGGCAATCGCTGCTCTGACTTTTGTGGCCATGTGGGGGTTTCCCAATCCCATCGAACAAGACAGCACCGAACTATAATTAAAGCACTGCCGAgtggtaaggccttgtttagttcacccaaaaaagaaaaagtttgtcacatcgaatcttgcggcacatgcatgaagcattaaatatagacgaaagtaaaaactaattacacagtttagctgaaatcgcgagacgaatcttttaatcctagttagtccataattggataatatttgtcacaaacaaacgaaattgctacagtatcgaaatccgaaatcttttcggaactaaacaaggcctaagtggatCCTGATCATGGCGTCATGTATTGACGCATGAAGAGTATGGGCCACCATTTTCTAAGTAATAAATAAGGGCATTTTTTGTATGAATTTTGGTGGACTGGCTCCAGTAAACACTGTATGTATCAGGTGAAGCCAGATCTACGAGAATCTATGCCCAAGAGGCCCTAAGCCTCCTGAAGATACGCATACTTTTAGTCtcggttaaggccttgtttacttccactccaaaacctaaattttttcaagatttcccgtcacatcgaatctttagactcatacatagagtattaaattttctcaaaaaagcatagagtattaaatatagacgaaaataaaaactaattgcacagtttggtcggaatttacgagacgaatcttttgaacctagttaatctatgattgaacaataattaccataaacaaacaaaagtgttatagtgtcgcgaaattttttcctccacgaactaaacacggcctaaatTTATTTCAGCAACTAAGGTTTTGTTTGGTAGTGTTATGCTTCATCAGTGAAGTAGCTTGAGCTTTTTTTTGGCTTGAGGAAGTAGCTCCACTTGTGTAGCTGAAGTTGTTCTAGAAAAATTTAGTTATTAAAACTTCTCGTAGTAGATAAAAATTATGCACGATGTTTACCAATTTCTTCCTTTTCCTGTGTTACCCCTAtgtcttcttccttttctttctttctccttACCTCTGATCCTTTCTTCCTTACCCCTGACCCCACCATGGCATCTCGGTGCCCATGCCCACTCAACCCCTAGTGCACCCACGCCCACACACCCTGGTGTGCCCGTGCTCCCGCAACATCGAGCCCTAGTGCCTTTCGCCTTCACAACTGCGTTCGCACAAAGTAGCCCATGTGTCATTGCTCGCCGACTAGCCCCCACATCTTGTTCATCTCCGGTGCCACCGTCTCACCATCTCATGCCTTGCCTGCTCCAGTGCATCCATACACCTCCATCGTGGTGCCTCCGTCCGCTAGCCCCGTGACATGCCCGCATGAAGGAGGGGTAGCTCTAGAAGCTTCCACGTGCCTGGATAGAGGAGCGAGGAGAAGCCACTATTTACAGCTCTCAATCTTTCATCTAGTTTCATTCAACAGATTTCCTAGGGATTCATCAAAGAAGCGGTTTGACAAGGACATGTTTGGTTGCTACTCGTGAAGCTGCTCGCAGAGCGATACCAAACATCACTTAAAGCTTGGACGCATAGTTTCATACTGAATAATTAATTGAAAAAACAAACTTGCCCGATTAAAAAACTGTGCCTACTCTATTTTCCTAACAAGAGCTCAGCCGGAGCCCGATCAAGAAAGGTCATAAAAACTAGGCCCTATGGTTTGGGTCTCAACGCATGCTTACTTAAGCCTCAATTAAATTTACCCTAGCAACTAAGCTTGCATTGCATGCATAGTTTAATAATGGAAATTTTGGACCTGTTTATATTTAGATAAGCTATAGGGCTAAATTAGCCTAAATTAGTGATGGTTGGCTAGTCATTTGGCTTACAACTAGTTGATTTGACTAACAAAATTTTTTTAACACCAGTTTGACTAACAAATTAGTCCACCTATTAGTCCCATGTAACATGGGGTAGGCTAATTTTTAGCTTACTAATAATTAGATCTTAGTATCAAACAAGCTCCTAATCGACAAAAGAAAATATTCAATTGGTGGCGAAAAGATCGCCCCCAAACTATTTTACTGAAAAGATgtcgaccgtttgaccaagCTGTCAGAGGAATTTGGCCCATGCCCCGATTAATTGATAAGGAACTTAATAGGAATGGATCAAAATATTAAAAGATTCAAGAGATACGATATCCGTATTCATTTTAATGTCAATATGAATATCCATATTTGTATTAGATTccaatatgattttttttatttttctctatttGATTCCACAACGGTAttaaaaaatatgaaatatCTGATATTATATAAAACTTATATCTATGACTAATTAGTAATTTAAATGGTATAAACTTTAATATAACAAATAACatgtatatctatatctatatctatatctatatctatatctatatctatatctatatctatatctatatctatatctatatctatatctatatctatatctatatctatatctatatctatatctatatctatatctcttaATAATCCTAAACCCCACTAGACTGCTAGCCATTGTTTCTTGACATGCAAGCAGTCAATCTCTACAATCCACTATCACATACATTTAATTATCGCTATCAATATGTCATGCCATCCACTACAATTAATTTATAATAGTTTATTTCTTCATATAAGTAATATAGTCTAATTttattctaattttttttagggGAAATAGGGATTTCCATTACTC is a window from the Sorghum bicolor cultivar BTx623 chromosome 5, Sorghum_bicolor_NCBIv3, whole genome shotgun sequence genome containing:
- the LOC8076904 gene encoding uncharacterized protein LOC8076904: MQSPLLSLLFCRAPSLSARCLSRAATRRPPTPCPALRRSLPSPSSRPWPATSTHHQCTTMPFTGSVPGFIVRLVGVRPSCCPPSRAFAAVRAQKIQLPKKKRRLDEVCLERFQQYSRTYIQSWILQGKVIVDGRVVNKAGTQVSDKSVIEIKAEIPKYVCRAGHKLEAAIKGFDIDCEGKIALDSGLSTGGFTDCLLQHGASHVYGVDVGYGQVAEKIRTHERVSVIERTNLRYLSQLPEPVDLVTLDLSFISILLVMPAVIKVMKPDSILITLIKPQFEARRSQVGGGGIVRDPLVHKEVLDRIISGVEEFGFCNKGWIESPIKGAEGNKEFLACFHRIPISESQPDVEAKEPVT